The following is a genomic window from Streptomyces sp. BHT-5-2.
AGTTCGTGCTCGTCGAAGTCGAGTCCGGCGTCGGCGGGGTCGCGGTACATCAGCCTGGCGAAGGAGTAGTCGAGCAGCAGCCCGTCCTCGATGACGAACGGGATGCGGTACGAGCTGACCACCGTCAGCGATCCGGGTGGGGTCCCGCGCTCGGCGAGCCGCTCGGCCATGCTCGCGGCGATCAGGCCGCCCATGCAGTAGCCGACCAGGTGGATCCGGCCGTCGGTCCGGTCCGGTCCGCTGTCGTCGAGCGCGCGGAGGTAGCGTTCGGCGAGGGTGCCGAACAACTCCTCCGGCGCGACGTCGATGCCGCCATCGCCGGGGGTGCGCCGCACGCCGAACACGGCTGGCCGCTCGGTCCGCGTCTCCAGCCGTGCCAGCAGATCGCGGTACGGGCCGAGCCCGCCGGAGCCGTCGTGGACGAAGACCACGGCATCGTCCTGCCAACGGCTGCCGCGGCCGTCGAGCACCTGGACCAGGGGCCGTTGCGCCTCCGCGGGCCCCTTGCCGTCGACGGTTCCCTTCCCGGTCTCCGTTCCGGCCGCCGTCGCGGTGGGGTCCGCCGTGCCGCCGTCGGAGAGCGCCCGTACGCACCCGGCCACCGTGGGGTCGGCGACGATCTCCCTCAGCAGCCGGTCCCACGGAATCGCCGCGGCCCCGGGGATCTCCCGCCGCAGCGTTCCCACGCAACGGGCGATCAACAGGGAATCGCCGCCGAGCTCGAAGAAGTTGTCACCGGCCGCGATCGGATGGTCCGGGCCAAGGCCCAGCATCTCGCGCCAGATCCGGGCCACGGGCCGGTGCTCGGCGTCCAGCGGTGCCGGTCCGCCTGCGCCGGTCGGGCGCTGCGGGCCGGTGCCCGTGCGCCCCGCCAGCTGTGCGACGGCCGCCCGGTCGACCTTGCCGTTCGCCGTCAGCGGGAGGGAAGGCAGCACGACCACGCGCGACGGAAGCATGTAGCGGGGCAGGCGCTGCGCGCCGGCTTCCAGGACCTGCGCGGGGGTGAGGGGCTCCTCGTCGAGCCGCGCGCCGGCGAAGAACACCGACTGCGCTGCCGGGCGCAGCACGCTGTCCTCGGCGGGGAAGTGCACACACCGCTCGAACCGCGACGCCTCCAGTGCGGCGTTCCACTGCTCCAGGGAGAAGAACGCATCACCGCTCACTGCCCGTTCATCCGTGAATCCGGTCAGCCCCTCCTTGAACTCCATCGACACCAGCAGTGGCGCGTTGACCTTCGTGGAGTCGATGACGGCCAGGGTGCCGCCGGGGGCGAGCAGCCCGTGCAGGCGGTCGAGGGCCGCGGGAATGTCCCGGGCGTTGTGGAGCACGTTGGCGCACAGGACGACGTCGAAGGAGCCCGGCGCCATGCCCTGCTCCTGCGGGTCCTCGTTGAGGTCGAAGAGCGCGACGTTCATCTCGGGCCATCGCTCGGCCGCTTCGTCGAGAAAGAACCGCGAGACGTCCGTGAACGTGTACTCGGCACGGCGCCCTTCGAGGGCGGCGAGCACCGGGGCAGTGGTGCCGCCGACACCGGCGCCGATCTCCAGGATCCGGAGCGGCTGTCCTGCGGCATTGCGCTGCCCGGCCCGCTCCCTGATGCCCGCGCAGATCAGGCCGTTGAGGTACCGGCTGGTGAGGTTCTCGGCATAGGCGGCCCGGGCGACATGCGTGCTGCCCTCGGGGAACAGCAACGCCAGGGGGTCGGCTTCGCCGGACAGCAGGGCGGAAAGTTCGGCGAGACAGCGCTCGACGTAGGCGAGCTGCTCGTCTCCGTAGTCGAGCGCGCGGCCGAGCTCGCGCACCTCGGACCACCGCCGCAGCAGCGCCGTCTCCTCGTGCAGCTCCGGGGCGACGGTGACGTTTCCGTCCGACACGGTGAGCCTGCCCTCGTCCTGAAGCGTGCGAATCCAGCGCCGTACCAGCGGCCGGTGGGCGCTGCCGCCGAGCGCGGCGACGAGGTCCTCGACGCCGGTGGTTCCCCGCGCGCACTCCTCGGCGACCTTGCTGCCCATCGCGTCGAGGGCCACCGCGTTCATGCGGGCGAGGAACTCGGTGAAGGCGTCGGCATCCAACTTGTCGATGAACGCCGCGTGTTCGGCCGCGACGGCCTGCTCGACCCGTTCTGCATCCCGCACTCCTTCGGCGCGCCGGTCCGGCCCGCGTCGGGGGACCACGCCCGCGAAGAGGGACTTGCCACGCCCGGTGTCGGCGGTCGCCGCGACGGCGGCCGCTATCCCCTCCGCGGAGCACAGTGCGGATTCGACCTCGGCGAGCTCGATGCGGTGCCCGCGGATCTTCACCTGGCCGTCGAGGCGTCCGAGGAACTCGATCTCCCCGTTCGGCAGCATCCTGCCGCGGTCGCCGGTGCGGTAGCAGCGTTCACCGTTGTCCGGGTGGCGGTAGAAGGCGGTCGAGGCCGTGGAGGCGGCCGAACCGGTGCCGCTGCCGGTGCCGAGGTATCCGGCGCCGACGCCGTCGCCGCCGATGTGGATCTCGCCCGGCTGTCCGGTGACGGCGGGCTCTCCGTCGGCGTTGAGGACCCAGATGCCCTGGTTGGGCAGTGCCGTTCCGTACGGAACGGACCGCGTGTCCGGCGGCAGCGGCTCGGTCACCTCGTGCAGGTTCGACCAGATCGCGGCCTCTGTCGCGCCGCCGAGTGCGAGGAAGCGGGCGTCGGGCGCGTGGCGCCACAGGTGCCCGGGCTGCCGTACCGGGACCCAGTCCCCGGAGACGAGCACCGCGCGCATGCCGGACAGCCGCCCCGCCGGAGCGCCCTCGTCGTCCAAATGGTCCAGCAGCAGCTGGAGTTGTTCGGGCACCGAGTTCCAGACCGTGACGCCGTGCTCCGCCACCGCGTGGGCCCAGGTCTGCGGGTCGGCGGTGACGCCCGAGGACGGCAGCACCACGCGCCCGCCCGCGGCGAGCACGCCGAAGACGTTGAACACCGACAGGTCGAAGGAGGGCCGCGAGACCGCCAGCACCGCGTCGTCCGCGGTCAGTTGGAGGAGCTCCTCCATCGCGTCGAGGGTGGTCGCGACCTGGTCGTGGGTGAGCGCGACTCCCTTCGGTGCCCCGGTGGAGCCGGACGTGAAGATGGCGTACGCGAGCTGTCCGGGGTCCACTGCCGCGATGTCCATGTCCCCGGCAGGCAGGAGCACGGTGTTCGGGTCGATCACGAACACGCCTGCTTCGGCGCCGTTTGCGGTGCTGGTGGCGGCGCGGGCTTCGGTGCCGGTTGCGGCGCCTGCTGTGGTTCCGACCCCGCTGTCGCTGAGCGTGGCGATGATGTGCTCCCGGCGGGCGGCGGGCCACTCCGGGTCGACGGGCACGAAGTAGCAGCCCGCGGCGAGCACGCCGATCTCCGCCGCGATCTGGTCCGGGCCCGGCGGCAGCGCCACCACCACCGGACTGCCCGGCCGTACCCCGGCGCCGGCGAGCATCCGGGTGACCGCGGATGCCCGCTCGGCGAGCTCTCCCCTGCTCACGGTGGCGCCGGTGCCGGAGTGCACGACCGCGACGGCGTCGGGGTCGGCCTGGGCGTGCTCCCGTATTCGGGTGTGCAGCGCGCCCCTGGAACGCCGCGGCACGCGTGTCACCGCCGGCAGCGCGCGGCGGTCGAGGAGGTCGCGGTCCCAGGCCGACTCGTCCGCCGCCAGCAGTTCCACGGCGCCTACGAAGTCCCCGAACGCGGCGTCCAGCACGCTCTCCTCGATCCCGCCGTTCCTGCTGTCCCAGACCAGCGAGGCCCCGCCGCCGTGCGGGGCGGCCTGCACATCGAGCAGGACCTGCGGAGTCTGGCTGAGCCCGGCCTCCACGACGGGCCGGAGCCGGCGCCCGATGCCCGTTCCCGACCCCGTGCCGGCGCCCACGGTCGAGGTGAGCACCACCTGCGGGGTGCTGTTCTGCCCCTCCTGTCGGCGCGCCAGCATCCGGCCCACTTCGACGCCGCTGACCGCGCCGTGGTCCATCGCCTCGAACAGGGAGTCCCGCGCCCGGCGCGCCAGGTCGGCGAAGGGCACATCGGGCTGTCCGGGGGCCTCGGCCAGAGCGGTCGAGGTGAAGTCCCCGACGATCCGGTCCACGTCCTCCGTGACCGGGCTGCGGTCCAGGACCGTCGCGGTCACCAGGGAGCGGTCGGCGTCGGTGTAACGCCGGGCCACCCGCCCGAGCACCGCGAGCAGCAGCGCGGACGGCGTCACCCCGCGCGACCGTGCCGCGGCGGTCAGGGCCGCCCAGCGCTCCGGCTCGACGAGATGGCTGCGCCGCGTGTAGCGGACCGGTCCGCGTTCCCGGGCCTGGTTCCGGCCCGGGGCCCGGAGGGAGGGCGGGAACCGCATGGCCGGCGGGAGCTGTTCGCTGCGCTCCTGCCAGTACTCCTCGTCCCGGGCCCGGGCTGCGCGCGCCCGCGCCGTACCCGCCCTCCTGCCCATCGTCAGGATGTAGTCGCGGAAGCTGAGGGACGGTTTCGCCAGGGGCGTCTCCGGGTCGTCGAGGACCGTTTCGAAATCCTGGAGGATCACTTCGAGGCCGCGGAAGTCGGTGAGGAGCAGATCCACCGACAGGTGCAGCACCGACTGGTCCGGGCCGCGCGTGACCACTGCGTCGATCATGGGGCCGCCACCGAGCTCGTAACTGCGGTGCTGGAGCTGCGACCGCACGACACGCCGGGTCTCGTCGAACGCCTCGGAAGTCGGGCAGTCGTGGACGAGGAGCGGTACCTCCATGCCGGACTCGATCCGCTGCCATCCGTCCGGGGAGACCGTCACGCGCAGCATCTCGTGGCAGTCGACGACCCGCTGCCATGCCTGCCGCAGCCGTCCGGCCGGTCCCGCCAGGTCGTCGGGGAGGACGAACTCGGCGTAGCCGTGGCAGCCGACGCCACCGTCCTCGTAGGCGTCCGTCCGGCCGACGAGGTAGGCGGCCTGAACATCGGTGAGGGGGAAGGGCCGGTCGGCGTTGTCCGGGTCCCGCACCGCGGCCTCGCGAGCCGCGAGCACCGCGATGACCTCCTCGCGCCGTGCCGCGACCTGCTCGCGCAGCTCGGGCCCGAAGGCGCCGGTCGGGGCCTTGAAGCGGAGCTTCCCGTCTTCCAGCCACAGATCGACGCCCCTCATCTCGATCCTGTCGATCAGCTGCTGGACGGAGGTCATAGCTCACCTGCTTCGTAGTCGTCGTCTGCCGTGTCTGCCGTGTCGGTCGCGAGGTTCGCCACCGCAGCGGTGAATGTCCCAAGGTCCGGATGGGACAGGAGAGTTCGCAGTGTGATCCGCGGGTGGACCTGCTCCTGGAGGGCGCGGACGCAGCGCGTCGCCCGCAGTGAATCGCCCCCGGCGCGGAAGAAGTTCGCCCCGTCCCGGGGCAGTTCCGTGCCGAGCGCGCGCTCCCATGCCTGCCGGATGAGCGCGTCGAGCCGCCCGGCGCCGGACTGCCCGGGATCCGGCTCCTCGGCGACCGGCCGTGCGCACGCGGACCCGGCGAAGTCGCGCAGCCGGCGTGCGACCCCGTCCACCACGGCCTGGGCCCGCCGGGAGCCGATGAGCTGGGTGACGTGGTCGGCCGTGATGTGCAGCCCCCGGCAGTCGTCGTGGACCTGGAGGTCGAGCACCGTCTGCGGGGTCTGCGAGCAGCTGAACACCAGCCGCCCGAACCCGAAGTCGTCGGAGCGCAGCGCGGGATCCTGCATCCCGAGCCCACAGGTGAACACCACGGGATACATGCCGCGCACCGGATCCCCCGTCTCCTGCACCGCGTTGCGCTGCTGATCGATGGCGGTGACGGTGCGGTGGTCCCGCGCCGCGGCCAGTTGCAGCTGGGCGCTCCGCCCGACGGGGACGAGGTCGCCGCCGTCGGCCACCTGCGCACCGACCAGCGTCAGCGAGGTGAAGTCGCCCACCACCGTGTCGATGCCCGGCACGGTCAGGTCGCGGTCGAAGGTGGTGACGTTGACCGCGAACCGTTCCTGGCCACTGCACTCCGCGAGTTCGGCGGCGTACGCGGCGAAGATCAGCGCGGCGGGCGTGAGACCCGCATCCGCCGCCGCGGCGCGGACCGCGTCCCACTCCCCGCGGTGCAGGCCGGTGCCCACCCGATCGAAGACGGGCCGTTCGGTCAGCGCGACGATCTGCGCCGCGCTGACGAGCGCGGGCGCTTCGGGCACAGGGTTGGCGGCCCAGTACGCGGAGTCCCGCTCCGTCGGTGCCACGGTGCTGCACAACCACGGGCGCTGGGAGACGTAGTCGGCGAAAGAGGCGCGCAGCGGGTCGAGTTCCGCCGCCGTGCCCCCGGCGTAGAGTGCGCCGATCTCCCGCAGCACCCGCCACATCGAGGCACCGTCGAGCATCAGGTTGTCCATCCCGATCCCGATCCGGGTCCCGGGCGAACCCGGGCTGGCCGACCGACCGATGCGCACCGTGAGCGGGCCACGCCGGACGGGGTCGGGGACCTCCGCGGCGGTGCTCTCCCGCGGATCGTCGGCGAATTCGACGGGCGGGTGCACCGGCCGGTCCCCGACACGGCCGGTCATGACCCCGTCCTCATCAACGACCGTGGTGCGCAGGGCCGGATGCCGGAGCACCACGGCCTCGACGGCGGCGGTGAAGCGATCGGTGTCGAGCTCCGGCGCGTCGAACTCGAAGTAGCAGTGCGAGGCGACACCCCCGAGCAGCTGCTGCTCGCTGCGGCCGATCAGGTATGCCTGCTGCACCTTGGTCAGGGGGAAGGCAGTGGTGTCCGCGGCGGTTCGGGGGTCCGCGCCCGCGTCCGGGGAGGCCGCCGCGGACAGCGGAGCCGCAGGCTCGTCTTCGCGCGCCGACCGGGCGATGTGCCGCGCCAGTTCGCCGAGCACCGGGATGTTGAACAGGTCGGCAAGCCGAACGCCGGTGAAGCCATGGGTGTGCAGCTCGGCGAGAACCCGCGTGGCCGCGAGCGAGTCGCCGCCCAGCGCGAAGAAGTCGTCGTCCGCCCCGGCCGTGCGTGTAGCCTCCGGCAGACACCGCCGCCACAGGACGGCAAGGAGCTCCTCGATGCCGGTGCGGGATGTTTCTTCCCGCTCCTTCTGTTGCTTCTGTGTGTTCTGTCGCTTCCGTTCCTTCCGGCGTGCCGGGATGTCCGATGGAGGCGGCAGCTGGAGCTCAGGCACCGGCGCGGCTGTGCGGGCGGGAGCGTCGGCGGCCATCTCATCCCCATCGCCACCCTCGTACCGCTCGTACCGGGCATGTACGAGGGCGAGTTGCGGGGTAGGCGCGCAGACCGAGACGGGACGCCAGCCCCGTTCCGTCAGCCAGTTCCACCAGCTGGGCACCGGCCACAGCGGCGTGGTCGCCGGGTCGGCGATGCGGGAGTCGAGCAGCGCGGTCACCAGGGAGGCCGGGGCGGGCTCGGTCACCTCGGCCAGCAGGAGCGCGGCCCCGGGCGCGACGGGCATGTCGGTGAGCATGGCGGCCAATCCGGTGTCCCGGTGCAGCGCGCCCAACGCAAGGACGACGTCCACCGGCATCTCCGGCAGCACGGCGAGAGATTCCAGACCCCGCTCCTCGCCGAGATCGCGCAGCAGCGGAGAGCACTCGACCGGGACCCACTCGATGTCCGTCCCCGCCAAGTGCCCGGCGAGAACGCTGTGCAGCAGCCCGGTCCCGGCGCCGAGGTGGGCCACCCGCACTCTGCCGCCCACGGCCTCCGCCGCGCGACGCAGCTCGCCGCACACCTGCGTCAGCAGTCCGCCGGCCTCAAGAGAACGGGTCAACAGCGCCTCCGGCGCGAGTCGTTCGTGCTCCAACAGCCGCGTGACTCGCACCTCGCCGGTGAGGCAGTGCGCGAGGAACTCGGCGTCCGCGGCGTGCGGTTCGCCCGCCGCCTCCAGGTCGGCGAGTGCGGTGCGCCACCGGTCGAACACCGGCGCCAGCGCGGGCCTGACCTGCTGCGGGTCCACGCGCTGCACACAGCGGCGCAGTGTGGCCACCAGCTCGTCGCGGTCCGGCGCACACACCGCAGCGGACGGTGCCGCAGGGGCGGCGGCCGGTGCTCTCCCGCTGCTCCCCGTGAGGCGCCGGATCCGACCCACGAACCGGGAGAACGCCCGCTCCAGAAAGCCCGGTTCCAGGACGTCGTCCGGACAGTCCCAGCGCAGTTCGATCCCCTCGCCGCGCGGCACCACCTGGCAGTCGATCAGTACGCCGGGAGTCCTGGTGTGCGACCAGACCGCCTTGACCTCGCCACAGAAAAGGCGCTGCGCCGACGACAGGCCGAGGGTGCTGGTAAAGACGACGGGGAAGGCCGCACGGCCTGCCCGGGCGACATCCCGCTCGCCGGGCGCGTACCCGGCAACGGCCCGACCCAGCGCATGGTGCACCTCCCGGGCGCCGATCTCCGGACCGCAGCGGCACAGCGCGAGTTCGGTGAAGTTGCCCAGCACCTCCGAGGAGACGTCCGTGGGCCGGCGGGACATCGGCACGCTGATGTCCACGGCGTCCACGCCGAGGGTCTCCGCGAGGGACTGCCCGAACTCGGCCAGCAGCAGCGATGACGTGGTGACCTGCTGCCCCCTGGCGACGCGGGTCAGTGCGCCGGTCTCATCGGGGTCAAGGTGCACCCCGCGCGAGCGGATGGCGGCCGACTCACCGGGAATCCGCCGTACCGGAAGCTCCGGCGGCCGCAGTACACCCGCCGCGTCATCGGGGGCATCGGCCCGGAAGCCTGCTCCCTCAGCCTCCTCGGCCTCCCCTGCCTCCCCTGCCTCCTCGGCTTCTTCGGCGGCGGTCCGTGCCGCGTACCGGCCGAACTCCGCCAGGGAAGGATCGATCGGCTCCGCCGACTCGGTCCCGCACGCCTCGGATATCAGCGTGTTGAGTACGCCCATGAGGCTCCGCGCATCGAGCCCGAGGTAATTGAGGCTGAGCCCGATCTCCCGTTCGTGGCCCCGTACCGCCACTGCGGTCAGCACGCCGGCAGACGGTTCGGTCTCGTCGTCCAGGCCGGCCAGGTAGGCGCGCAAGCGGTCCGCAGCCCGGGCAGGGTCGCCCGCGTCGAGCCAGGTGAGCGGAGGGAGTTCGGGGAGTTCGTGGGGCGGCAGTACGCGCTGTGCCGCGTCCCCGTGGCGTATGCACCGCAGTCCGTCGAGGCGGGCGCACACGACGTCGATCGCCTTCGACCACGCGTCGAAGTCGACCGGCCCGGCGGAGCTGATCACGACCGAGTACCGCGGTGCCGTACGGACGACCCCGCGGATCCCGTCCGCGCCGAGCGCGTACGCACGCTGCAACGGGGTCAGCGGGAATGTCCGCGCGGCCTCCTCGGAGGCCGTGTCCCGGAGGGCCGGCGCGTCCTGCGGGACCTGTGCGTCCGACGCACCCTGCACCGACGGCGTCCGCACCGCGGTGCAGACCGCTGTGAACGCTCGCAGCGCCGGATTGGCGAACAGCTGGTCCACTCCGGCTTCGATGCCCCGCTCCCGCAGCCCCGCACAGACCCGGGTCGCGGCGAGGCTGTCCCCGCCGAGAACGAAGAAGTTGTCGTCGGGGGCGAGCTGCTCCACGCCGAGCACACGACGCCACTCCGCCGCGACCTCGCTGTCACGGTCCACGCCGCTGGGACTCGGGGACGCCTCAGACCCGTCCGACTCCAGCCGCGCGGCAGCCCACCTCCGGTCCACCTTGCCGTTCGCGGTGAAGCGCAGCTCCGCGGCCTCGGCGATCACCGTTGGCACCATGTAGTGCGGCAGGTCGCAAGCGAGCCGTTCACGGAGCACCCCGGCATCAAAGGGCGCCGGCGCGGATACGTCCGATGCAGCGGATACGTCCGATGCATCCGGGACGACCAACGCACCCAGCGCCGTCCGGTTCCGGATCGGTGTCACCACGGCCGCCGAAACGCCCCCGACTCGCCGGATCGCGTGCTCGATCTCGCCGCATTCGACGCGATGGCCCCGGACCTTCACCTGCGTGTCCAGCCTGCCGAGGATGAACAGCAACGGCCCTTTCCGCCAGACCCCGAGGTCGCCCGTGCGGTACCACCGCTCCCCCCGCCCGTCGGTGACGAACCGCTGGACGGTGAGCTCCGGCGCGCGGTGGTACCCGGTGGCCACCCCCGCGCCGCCGATCCACAGTTCACCGGCGACCCCGTTGGGACGGTCCCGTCCCTCGTCATCGACGACGCGGTACTTCTGTCCCGACAGCGGCACGCCATACGGAATCGACCGCCACTCCGGGTCGATGTCGTCCTGCGAACGGATCACGTACGCGTTGGACCAGATGGACGCCTCGGTGGCGCCACCCATCGCCACCAGCACCGCCTTCGGCGCGGCCTCCCGCAGCCTGCGGAACAGCCCCGGGTCGATCCAGTCCCCGGAGCACATCACCGTGCGCAGCGAGTCCAGTTCGTCGTTGGCGGCGAGCAGCATCTCGACCAGGCCGGGAACGGTGTTCCACACCGTCACCCCGAAGCGGCGGACCAGCTCGCCCCATATGAAGGCGTCCCGCCGGGCGTCCTCGGGGATGGTGACGACCGCCCCGCCGCAGGACAGCGGACCGAGGATGTCGTACACGCTCAGATCGAAGTCCAGCGCGGACACCGCGAGCACCCGGTCGTGGCGGCCGACCGCGTTCCGGACGTTGACGTCGGCCACTGTGTTCAGCGCCGCGCTGTGGGCGATCGCCACCCCCTTGGGGGCCCCGGTCGAGCCGGACGTGTAGATGATGTACGCAAGCCCGTCGCCCGCTGCTGCCACCGGCTCGGGCAGCGGATCGTGACCGGCGGCACCGGCGGCGAGGTCGTCCGCGGTGAGCACCAGCCCGGCCCCGGCCGCCTCGGCGATGGCCTGCGCACGCGCGTCCGGCACATCGACGCCGATCGGCAGATAGGTGCATCCCGCGTACAGCACCCCGAGCACCGCCACGACCTGTGACGGTCCCTTCGGCAGCCGGATCGCGACGACCGCGCCGGGGGCGACCCGCGCATGGACCGCGGCGGCCAGTCGCAGTGCCCTGTCGTCCAGTTCGGCATAGGTCAGCCGCCCGGACTCCCCGACACCGACGGGGTCACCGCTCTCGCGGTACTGCCGCGGATCCCAGAGCACCGCCTCGGCGTGCGGATGCTCGCCGACCCGCCGACGGAAGTCCTCGTAGAGCAGACCGGTTGTGCGGGCGGGCGCGGTCGAGTTGACCGCGAGCCGCTCATCGACCGTGCTACGGCACAACTCCAGTTGCGGAGCGCCGTGTTCGATGACCTCGCGGAGCGATTGCACGAACAGCTCGTAGATCTCACGCGCCATTCCGTCGGGCAGCACATCGCGGCGCACATCGAACGCGACCTCCACACCCGCGCTCGTCAGCCGGAAGACCCGGCAGTCAATGATCACTTGTGGTGTCGTCGAAGAGAACTCGGGCTCACCGAGCGCCGCCACGGCATCGTCACCGAAGATCGGCCGCTTCGCCGCGAACGTGAACACGTAGGGAGACAGGCCGGGATGCCCGCTTCCGGCCTTGAGCGCCTCGCGCAGCTCCGTCGTCGCCTCGACACCGCGCGAGATCCGGAACCTGAGCTCGTCACCGACCTCACGCACGGCCTCGGCGAATGTGTCCATGGCATCGGGACGCGCGCGGTGCGCGTAGGTGACCGTACGGTCCACCACCTCGTCCTCGGTGCCGGTGGCGTCAACGCTGGTCACCGTCACCAGGAACTCAGCGCTCGAAGAGAACCGGCGCAGCGCCCGCTCGTACAGCGCGAGCACCAAGGCCGCCGTCGTGCAGCCCAGTTCCTGCGCCCGCCCCTCCAGCCGACTCCAGTCGGCGTTACCGAACCGGGTGGTCAGCCGCTCCACGAGCGGATGCGCAGCCAGGTCCGCCTCGGCTCCGCCAGCAGGCCCGTCGGGCGGTGCGGCCGCGGCGGTACACCGCGGCAGTTGAGGCGGCGCGAACAGTTCGACTGGCCGGGCGTCGACGACTTCCTGCGCCACCGCCGGCCGTGGCCGCCGGGCCCGGCGCAGGCGCACCCGTACGTCCCCCAACTCCCGGTACTCCGGGAGGACGTCCCTACCCAACACCGCGGCCAGCTGCGAAGCCAGCACGCCGATCGCGGCGATGTCCGCGATCGCCAGGGAGATCGCCAGATGCATCGTGGTCGTCCCGTCGGGCAGCTGGCTGACCTCCACCGCCCACGTCCGCCCCCCGACCAGATCCAGTGACTCCGTCAGCATCCGACGCCGCGTCACTGCCACTGCCTGGGCCACGTCCCCGGGCTCCAGCCTCCTCAGATCGTGCCGGCGCAGCCGTGGCGGAACGACCTGCGCCTCCTCCAAGGTCTCCGCGTCGGCGAACCGCAGCCGCAGAGACGGATTGGCTGTCAGAGCGACGACGGCATCACCGAGCCGCCCCACGTCGATGCTCCTGCCGCTGAACTCCAGGTACGCGACGCAGTCGAGGCCCCCCAGCGGCAGCCCTGGATCACGCCCGGCGAAATACGCGCTCTGCACCGCCGTCGCCGGCAGCTGCCCTCCACTGCTGTTACCGATCCGACCTCTCATGTTGAAAATGGTAATCATGCTCATTCACGGCATGCAACTCGCCCCTTCCCCGCGTGGCACCTCACTCCGACCTCGGACGTTCCGAGCAACCGCTCGCCGCCAGGGGGCGGTCACGTCCACAAGCGGCCTCACCGTGGCGACGCGAACGGGGGCCGGTTCGCGAAGATCGACGACGGCTTGCCGCGGCCCCACCCGCAGAACTCCCAGCTCGAGCGCCAACCGGGTCCGCAGCTCCGGGGACACTGGCTCAGGGCTGCATACTGGAGGAATGGTCACAGACACCGTCTCCGTCGACCAGGAGATGGTGCGGATGACGCCCGGGCTTGGAGGCATGGTGGTCTCCGCCGTCGGCTACCGCATCGCCGGGGTGCGGACGGGACTGCACCGGGGGCTGCCGTCTCCGTACCTGACGCTGATCTTCTCCCTGGACGGACCCGTCACTGGCGGGCTGACGCCGGAGCAGGCGCGCGGCCCGGATGCCTTCCGCGCGGACATCGTGGTGGGTGGGCTGCAGCAGGCTCCGGCGTACGTGGAGCAACCCGAGCGGGAGTCGGGAGTGCAACTGGCCGTACACCCGCTCGCTGCGCGGGCGCTGTTCGGGATGCCCGCGGCGGAGCTGACCGGGCACGCCGTCGCCGAGGGCACCGATGTGCTCGGCCGGGCCGGCGCCGAAGTGCACGAGCGACTGCGCGAGCAGGACCGGTGGGAGGAGCGCTTCGCCACGCTGACCGACTTCCTGCGCAGGCAGGTGGCCCGGGCCCCAGACACGCCGGGC
Proteins encoded in this region:
- a CDS encoding non-ribosomal peptide synthetase, yielding MRGRIGNSSGGQLPATAVQSAYFAGRDPGLPLGGLDCVAYLEFSGRSIDVGRLGDAVVALTANPSLRLRFADAETLEEAQVVPPRLRRHDLRRLEPGDVAQAVAVTRRRMLTESLDLVGGRTWAVEVSQLPDGTTTMHLAISLAIADIAAIGVLASQLAAVLGRDVLPEYRELGDVRVRLRRARRPRPAVAQEVVDARPVELFAPPQLPRCTAAAAPPDGPAGGAEADLAAHPLVERLTTRFGNADWSRLEGRAQELGCTTAALVLALYERALRRFSSSAEFLVTVTSVDATGTEDEVVDRTVTYAHRARPDAMDTFAEAVREVGDELRFRISRGVEATTELREALKAGSGHPGLSPYVFTFAAKRPIFGDDAVAALGEPEFSSTTPQVIIDCRVFRLTSAGVEVAFDVRRDVLPDGMAREIYELFVQSLREVIEHGAPQLELCRSTVDERLAVNSTAPARTTGLLYEDFRRRVGEHPHAEAVLWDPRQYRESGDPVGVGESGRLTYAELDDRALRLAAAVHARVAPGAVVAIRLPKGPSQVVAVLGVLYAGCTYLPIGVDVPDARAQAIAEAAGAGLVLTADDLAAGAAGHDPLPEPVAAAGDGLAYIIYTSGSTGAPKGVAIAHSAALNTVADVNVRNAVGRHDRVLAVSALDFDLSVYDILGPLSCGGAVVTIPEDARRDAFIWGELVRRFGVTVWNTVPGLVEMLLAANDELDSLRTVMCSGDWIDPGLFRRLREAAPKAVLVAMGGATEASIWSNAYVIRSQDDIDPEWRSIPYGVPLSGQKYRVVDDEGRDRPNGVAGELWIGGAGVATGYHRAPELTVQRFVTDGRGERWYRTGDLGVWRKGPLLFILGRLDTQVKVRGHRVECGEIEHAIRRVGGVSAAVVTPIRNRTALGALVVPDASDVSAASDVSAPAPFDAGVLRERLACDLPHYMVPTVIAEAAELRFTANGKVDRRWAAARLESDGSEASPSPSGVDRDSEVAAEWRRVLGVEQLAPDDNFFVLGGDSLAATRVCAGLRERGIEAGVDQLFANPALRAFTAVCTAVRTPSVQGASDAQVPQDAPALRDTASEEAARTFPLTPLQRAYALGADGIRGVVRTAPRYSVVISSAGPVDFDAWSKAIDVVCARLDGLRCIRHGDAAQRVLPPHELPELPPLTWLDAGDPARAADRLRAYLAGLDDETEPSAGVLTAVAVRGHEREIGLSLNYLGLDARSLMGVLNTLISEACGTESAEPIDPSLAEFGRYAARTAAEEAEEAGEAGEAEEAEGAGFRADAPDDAAGVLRPPELPVRRIPGESAAIRSRGVHLDPDETGALTRVARGQQVTTSSLLLAEFGQSLAETLGVDAVDISVPMSRRPTDVSSEVLGNFTELALCRCGPEIGAREVHHALGRAVAGYAPGERDVARAGRAAFPVVFTSTLGLSSAQRLFCGEVKAVWSHTRTPGVLIDCQVVPRGEGIELRWDCPDDVLEPGFLERAFSRFVGRIRRLTGSSGRAPAAAPAAPSAAVCAPDRDELVATLRRCVQRVDPQQVRPALAPVFDRWRTALADLEAAGEPHAADAEFLAHCLTGEVRVTRLLEHERLAPEALLTRSLEAGGLLTQVCGELRRAAEAVGGRVRVAHLGAGTGLLHSVLAGHLAGTDIEWVPVECSPLLRDLGEERGLESLAVLPEMPVDVVLALGALHRDTGLAAMLTDMPVAPGAALLLAEVTEPAPASLVTALLDSRIADPATTPLWPVPSWWNWLTERGWRPVSVCAPTPQLALVHARYERYEGGDGDEMAADAPARTAAPVPELQLPPPSDIPARRKERKRQNTQKQQKEREETSRTGIEELLAVLWRRCLPEATRTAGADDDFFALGGDSLAATRVLAELHTHGFTGVRLADLFNIPVLGELARHIARSAREDEPAAPLSAAASPDAGADPRTAADTTAFPLTKVQQAYLIGRSEQQLLGGVASHCYFEFDAPELDTDRFTAAVEAVVLRHPALRTTVVDEDGVMTGRVGDRPVHPPVEFADDPRESTAAEVPDPVRRGPLTVRIGRSASPGSPGTRIGIGMDNLMLDGASMWRVLREIGALYAGGTAAELDPLRASFADYVSQRPWLCSTVAPTERDSAYWAANPVPEAPALVSAAQIVALTERPVFDRVGTGLHRGEWDAVRAAAADAGLTPAALIFAAYAAELAECSGQERFAVNVTTFDRDLTVPGIDTVVGDFTSLTLVGAQVADGGDLVPVGRSAQLQLAAARDHRTVTAIDQQRNAVQETGDPVRGMYPVVFTCGLGMQDPALRSDDFGFGRLVFSCSQTPQTVLDLQVHDDCRGLHITADHVTQLIGSRRAQAVVDGVARRLRDFAGSACARPVAEEPDPGQSGAGRLDALIRQAWERALGTELPRDGANFFRAGGDSLRATRCVRALQEQVHPRITLRTLLSHPDLGTFTAAVANLATDTADTADDDYEAGEL
- a CDS encoding AraC family transcriptional regulator — its product is MVTDTVSVDQEMVRMTPGLGGMVVSAVGYRIAGVRTGLHRGLPSPYLTLIFSLDGPVTGGLTPEQARGPDAFRADIVVGGLQQAPAYVEQPERESGVQLAVHPLAARALFGMPAAELTGHAVAEGTDVLGRAGAEVHERLREQDRWEERFATLTDFLRRQVARAPDTPGVRDEVGEAWAWLARHHGAGTLQGLAAHVALSERRLTTLFRAETGLTPKQAARLMRFDRAKAQVVAAVSAHDRPDLAGVAADCGYYDHSHLVRDFRQYTGVNPTAWLAEECRNIQAGGHRNGPEWDA